A stretch of Peteryoungia algae DNA encodes these proteins:
- a CDS encoding ABC transporter ATP-binding protein, producing MSHSVSIKDLSLSFGAVKVLENLNLDIVDGEFIVLLGSSGCGKSTLLNCIAGLLEPTDGQIFIKEKNVTWEEPKDRGIGMVFQSYALYPQMTVEKNLSFGLQVAKMPKAEIDKRVQRAADILQIGPLLDRKPSALSGGQRQRVAIGRALVRDVDVFLFDEPLSNLDAKLRSELRVEIKRLHQNLKNTMIYVTHDQIEALTLADRIAIMKSGVIQQLADPNTIYNQPRNLFVAGFIGSPSMNFLHGELINEGGEIFFRTHDVLFSMKGYRSEEPLAGGRKVVLGVRPEHIKVDEESGIDELHEAVVDIEEPMGADNLLWLKHAGHSMSVRIGGTRRYAPGAKVRLGFDMEVASLFDAQTEERI from the coding sequence ATGTCGCACAGTGTATCGATCAAGGACCTCTCTTTGAGCTTCGGCGCCGTCAAGGTGCTGGAAAACCTCAATCTCGACATCGTCGACGGCGAGTTCATCGTTCTCCTCGGCTCCTCCGGCTGCGGCAAGTCCACGCTGCTCAACTGCATTGCCGGTCTTCTGGAGCCGACCGACGGTCAGATCTTCATCAAGGAAAAGAACGTCACCTGGGAAGAACCCAAGGATCGCGGCATCGGCATGGTGTTCCAGTCCTATGCGCTCTATCCGCAGATGACCGTCGAGAAGAACCTCTCCTTCGGCCTGCAGGTCGCCAAGATGCCGAAGGCGGAAATCGACAAGCGCGTCCAGCGTGCCGCCGACATCCTGCAGATCGGGCCGCTGCTCGACCGCAAGCCTTCGGCACTCTCCGGCGGTCAGCGGCAGCGCGTGGCGATTGGTCGTGCCCTGGTGCGTGACGTCGATGTCTTCCTGTTCGACGAGCCCTTGTCCAACCTCGACGCGAAACTCCGGTCGGAGCTGCGGGTTGAAATCAAGCGCCTGCACCAGAACCTGAAGAACACGATGATCTATGTCACCCACGACCAGATCGAGGCACTGACGCTGGCCGACCGCATCGCGATCATGAAGAGCGGCGTCATCCAGCAGCTTGCGGACCCGAACACGATCTACAACCAGCCGCGGAACCTCTTCGTCGCCGGTTTCATCGGGTCACCCTCGATGAACTTCCTGCATGGCGAGCTGATCAACGAAGGCGGAGAGATCTTCTTCCGCACCCATGACGTGCTGTTCTCGATGAAGGGATATCGCTCGGAGGAGCCGCTGGCCGGTGGCCGTAAGGTCGTGCTCGGCGTCCGTCCGGAGCATATCAAGGTCGATGAAGAAAGCGGCATCGACGAATTGCACGAGGCGGTGGTCGACATCGAGGAGCCGATGGGCGCCGACAATCTTCTGTGGCTGAAGCATGCCGGGCATTCCATGTCCGTGCGCATTGGCGGCACGCGTCGCTATGCGCCGGGTGCCAAGGTGCGCCTCGGCTTCGATATGGAAGTCGCCTCGCTCTTCGATGCGCAGACTGAAGAGCGTATCTGA
- a CDS encoding carbohydrate ABC transporter permease encodes MANPGSLNNTAAGFDAVSGQLGSGPRGAKPKRALSPRNIMLYGSLIFFAIYYLVPLYVMIVTSLKGMPEVRLGNIFSPPVEITFEPWVKAWATACTGLNCDGLSRGFWNSVRITVPSTLISILIASVNGYALANWRFKGAELFFTILIIGAFIPYQVMIYPIVIVLREMGIYGTLTGLVLVHTIFGMPILTLLFRNYFTSLPEELFKAARIDGAGFWQIYLRIMLPMSLPIFVVAMILQITGIWNDFLFGVVFTRPEYYPMTVQLNNIVNSVQGVKEYNVNMAATLLTGAVPLIVYFISGRLFVRGIAAGAVKG; translated from the coding sequence GTGGCTAATCCCGGTTCCCTCAACAACACTGCCGCCGGTTTCGATGCCGTCTCCGGTCAACTCGGATCGGGGCCTCGTGGCGCCAAGCCGAAACGGGCTCTCTCGCCCCGCAACATCATGCTGTACGGATCGCTGATCTTCTTTGCGATCTACTATCTGGTGCCGCTCTACGTGATGATCGTCACATCGTTGAAGGGCATGCCGGAAGTCCGCCTCGGCAACATCTTCTCTCCGCCTGTCGAGATCACTTTCGAGCCCTGGGTCAAGGCCTGGGCGACCGCCTGCACCGGCCTCAATTGCGACGGCCTTTCGCGGGGCTTCTGGAACTCGGTTCGCATCACAGTGCCGTCCACGCTGATTTCGATCCTGATCGCCTCGGTCAACGGCTATGCGCTGGCCAACTGGCGCTTCAAGGGGGCGGAACTGTTCTTCACGATCCTGATCATCGGGGCCTTCATTCCCTATCAGGTGATGATCTATCCGATTGTTATCGTGCTTCGGGAAATGGGGATCTACGGCACGCTGACCGGTCTCGTCCTCGTGCACACCATCTTCGGCATGCCGATCCTGACTTTGCTCTTCCGCAACTACTTTACCTCGCTGCCGGAAGAACTGTTCAAGGCCGCCCGCATCGACGGGGCAGGGTTCTGGCAGATTTACCTCAGAATCATGCTGCCCATGTCGCTGCCAATCTTCGTGGTCGCGATGATCCTGCAGATCACCGGCATCTGGAACGACTTCCTGTTCGGCGTGGTCTTCACCCGACCGGAATATTACCCGATGACCGTCCAGCTCAACAACATCGTCAATTCGGTGCAGGGCGTGAAGGAATACAACGTCAACATGGCCGCAACGTTGCTCACCGGCGCCGTGCCGCTCATCGTCTACTTCATTTCCGGACGTCTCTTCGTCCGGGGTATCGCCGCCGGCGCAGTCAAGGGTTAA
- a CDS encoding carbohydrate ABC transporter permease, producing MARQAHAGRPNKLFRNLNAKIASIPMVLTALVIFLGGTIWTIVYSFTNSRLLPRANFVGLEQYERLWDAPRWIMSIQNLAIYGLLSLIFSIVIGFLLAALMDQKIRFENAFRTIFLYPFALSFIVTGLVWQWILNPDFGVQSIVRSLGWETFTFNPLYDSDIVIYGILIAGLWQGTGLVMCLLLAGLRGIDEDIWKASRVDGIPMWKTYLFIIIPMMRPVFITTLVIITSGIVRLYDLVVAQTSGGPGIASEVPAKYVYDYMFQAQNLGQGFAASTMMLLTVAIIIIPWAYLEFGGKKRG from the coding sequence ATGGCACGCCAAGCCCATGCAGGTCGACCCAACAAACTGTTTCGCAATCTGAATGCAAAGATTGCATCCATCCCGATGGTCCTGACCGCACTGGTCATCTTCCTGGGTGGAACCATCTGGACGATTGTCTATTCCTTCACCAATTCCAGGCTTTTGCCGCGCGCCAATTTTGTCGGCTTGGAGCAGTATGAGCGTCTGTGGGATGCGCCGCGTTGGATCATGTCGATCCAGAACCTGGCGATCTACGGCCTTCTGTCGCTGATCTTCTCGATTGTGATCGGTTTCCTGCTCGCCGCCCTGATGGACCAGAAGATCCGATTCGAGAATGCGTTCCGGACGATCTTCCTCTATCCCTTCGCCCTGTCCTTCATCGTCACCGGCCTTGTCTGGCAATGGATCCTGAACCCGGATTTCGGGGTGCAGTCGATCGTGCGGTCGCTGGGCTGGGAGACCTTCACCTTCAATCCCCTCTACGATTCCGACATCGTCATTTACGGCATCCTGATTGCAGGCCTTTGGCAGGGGACCGGTCTTGTGATGTGCCTGCTGCTCGCAGGGCTTCGCGGCATCGACGAGGACATCTGGAAGGCCTCGCGTGTCGACGGAATCCCGATGTGGAAGACCTATCTCTTCATCATCATTCCGATGATGCGCCCGGTCTTCATCACCACGCTCGTGATCATCACGTCTGGCATCGTCCGCCTCTACGATCTCGTGGTCGCGCAGACCAGCGGTGGCCCCGGCATCGCCTCCGAAGTGCCGGCGAAATATGTCTACGACTACATGTTCCAGGCGCAGAACCTCGGTCAAGGCTTCGCCGCATCGACTATGATGCTGCTGACGGTCGCGATCATCATCATTCCCTGGGCCTATCTCGAATTCGGAGGTAAGAAGCGTGGCTAA
- a CDS encoding ABC transporter substrate-binding protein, translating into MNFRSFAAALAATVVMPLAAAHATDLEVTHWWTSGGEAAAVAELAKAFDATGNKWVDGAIAGSGGTARPIMISRITGGDPMAATQFNHGRQAEELAEAGLMKDLTAVAEKEGWKDIIKPASLLESCTIDGKVYCAPVNIHSWQWLWLSNAAFEQAGVAVPKNWDEFVAAAPALEAKGIIPLAVGGQPWQTAGAFDVLMVAIAGKETFEKVFKDKDADVAAGPEIAKVFKAADDARKMSKGSNVQDWNQATNLVITGKAGGQIMGDWAQGEFALAGQVAGKDYTCLPGLGVNEIISTGGDAFYFPVLDDEEKSAAQDVLASTLLAPATQVAFNLKKGSLPVRGDVDLAAANDCMKKGLDILAKGNVIQGTDQLLSADSQKQKEDLFSEFFANSSMTVEDAQKRFAEIVASAD; encoded by the coding sequence ATGAATTTCCGTAGCTTCGCGGCAGCTTTGGCCGCAACCGTCGTCATGCCGCTCGCAGCGGCTCATGCCACCGATCTCGAAGTGACCCATTGGTGGACGTCTGGCGGCGAAGCCGCAGCCGTCGCCGAGCTCGCCAAGGCATTCGATGCCACCGGCAACAAGTGGGTCGATGGCGCGATCGCCGGATCCGGCGGCACTGCCCGCCCGATCATGATCAGCCGTATCACCGGTGGTGATCCCATGGCTGCCACACAGTTCAACCACGGCCGTCAGGCCGAGGAACTCGCCGAAGCGGGTCTGATGAAGGACCTGACTGCGGTTGCCGAGAAGGAAGGCTGGAAGGATATCATCAAGCCGGCAAGCCTGCTCGAAAGCTGCACGATCGACGGCAAGGTCTATTGCGCCCCGGTCAACATCCACTCCTGGCAGTGGCTGTGGCTTTCCAACGCGGCCTTTGAGCAGGCCGGCGTAGCTGTGCCGAAGAATTGGGACGAGTTCGTCGCAGCGGCACCCGCGCTTGAAGCCAAGGGTATCATTCCGCTCGCTGTCGGCGGCCAGCCCTGGCAGACGGCCGGTGCCTTCGACGTTCTGATGGTCGCCATTGCCGGCAAGGAGACCTTCGAGAAGGTGTTCAAGGACAAGGATGCAGACGTTGCAGCCGGACCTGAGATCGCCAAGGTCTTCAAGGCTGCCGACGATGCCCGCAAGATGTCCAAGGGCTCGAACGTCCAGGACTGGAATCAGGCAACCAACCTGGTCATCACCGGCAAGGCCGGCGGTCAGATCATGGGTGACTGGGCACAGGGTGAGTTCGCACTCGCTGGCCAGGTCGCCGGCAAGGACTACACCTGCCTGCCGGGCCTCGGCGTGAACGAGATCATCTCGACCGGTGGTGACGCATTCTACTTCCCCGTTCTCGACGACGAGGAAAAGTCTGCTGCACAGGACGTTCTTGCGTCCACCCTGCTTGCGCCCGCAACGCAGGTTGCGTTCAACCTGAAGAAGGGTTCTCTGCCGGTTCGCGGTGACGTCGATCTCGCAGCCGCCAACGACTGCATGAAGAAGGGCCTCGACATTCTCGCCAAGGGCAATGTCATTCAGGGTACCGACCAGTTGCTTTCGGCAGACAGCCAGAAGCAGAAGGAAGACCTCTTCTCGGAGTTCTTCGCCAATTCGTCCATGACCGTCGAAGACGCGCAGAAGCGCTTCGCCGAGATCGTCGCATCTGCTGACTGA
- a CDS encoding LacI family transcriptional regulator, with the protein MADQQGSGLIDRPGANKERPTLKTIAFMTGLGITTVSRALKDAPDIGAETKERVRMVARQLGYQPNRAGVRLRTGKTNVIALVLGIDEEILGFANQMVVGISEVLAGTPYHIVVTPHAHTKDPMLPVRYLLETGSADGVIISRTEPDDARVSLLLEQNMPFATHGRTDMGIQHPFHDFDNEAFAYGAVERLVQRGRKRIALLPPPTKLTYYKHTFDGFMRGLKAFGAEEVPLHINIDATLDQIRASVQELMSGPDAPDGMISSSGSSAIAANAGIEAAGKRVGREVDLVAKQGTPILNWIRPEIISVYEDVRQSGRELAKAVIARIDGVDPELLQSVSKPRWE; encoded by the coding sequence ATGGCAGATCAGCAGGGCAGCGGATTGATAGACCGTCCAGGGGCGAACAAGGAGCGACCGACGCTCAAGACGATCGCCTTCATGACCGGACTGGGCATTACGACAGTGTCGCGAGCCTTGAAGGACGCGCCCGACATCGGCGCCGAAACCAAGGAACGCGTGCGGATGGTCGCCCGCCAGTTGGGATACCAACCCAACCGCGCAGGCGTGCGCCTGCGCACCGGCAAGACCAATGTGATCGCGCTGGTCCTCGGGATCGACGAGGAAATCCTCGGCTTCGCCAACCAGATGGTCGTCGGCATTTCCGAAGTGCTTGCCGGCACGCCCTATCATATCGTCGTGACACCGCATGCCCATACCAAGGATCCGATGCTGCCCGTCCGTTACCTCCTGGAGACGGGATCGGCCGACGGCGTCATCATATCGCGCACAGAGCCCGATGACGCGCGGGTAAGCTTGCTCCTGGAGCAGAACATGCCCTTTGCCACCCATGGCCGCACCGACATGGGCATCCAGCACCCTTTCCATGACTTCGACAACGAGGCCTTTGCCTATGGTGCCGTGGAGCGGCTTGTGCAGCGCGGGCGAAAGCGCATTGCCCTCCTGCCGCCACCGACCAAGCTCACCTACTACAAACACACGTTTGATGGCTTCATGCGCGGCCTGAAGGCATTCGGGGCCGAAGAGGTTCCCCTGCACATCAATATCGACGCCACGCTCGACCAGATCCGGGCATCCGTACAGGAACTGATGAGTGGACCGGATGCGCCAGACGGCATGATTTCATCCTCGGGCAGCAGTGCAATTGCCGCCAATGCCGGCATCGAGGCCGCGGGCAAGCGCGTCGGACGCGAAGTCGATCTCGTCGCCAAACAAGGGACGCCAATTCTCAACTGGATTCGCCCGGAGATCATCTCGGTCTACGAAGATGTGCGCCAGTCCGGCCGTGAACTGGCCAAGGCTGTCATCGCCCGCATCGACGGCGTCGATCCGGAACTGCTGCAGAGTG